A DNA window from Kitasatospora atroaurantiaca contains the following coding sequences:
- a CDS encoding RNA polymerase sigma factor produces MSDEPIERADRPECTDRPDGGEGAGLPPLIEAAQAGDTGAWSELYRLYHRKVVMFLVRRTGDWSLAEDLAQDTFLRAMNCIGGFRWTGKDIGAWLLTIARNLLFDHNKRRSTRLETTVAAPADTDSGVCVEDAVLAGADAARVCAALATLTELQRAAVQLRYWGGLTSQEVADCTGLRVGAVKTLTYRARVRLRQALATAA; encoded by the coding sequence ATGAGCGACGAGCCGATTGAACGCGCGGACCGACCGGAGTGCACGGACCGACCGGACGGTGGCGAGGGAGCGGGCCTGCCGCCGCTGATCGAGGCGGCGCAGGCCGGGGACACGGGGGCCTGGTCCGAGTTGTACCGGCTCTACCACCGCAAGGTGGTCATGTTCCTGGTCCGCCGGACCGGGGACTGGTCGCTCGCGGAGGACCTCGCCCAGGACACCTTCCTGCGGGCGATGAACTGCATCGGCGGCTTCCGGTGGACCGGGAAGGACATCGGGGCCTGGCTGCTCACGATCGCCCGGAACCTGCTGTTCGACCACAACAAGCGCAGGTCGACCAGGCTGGAGACCACGGTGGCCGCACCGGCCGACACCGACTCCGGGGTCTGCGTGGAGGACGCCGTCCTCGCCGGGGCCGACGCGGCCCGGGTCTGCGCCGCGCTGGCCACGCTCACCGAGCTCCAGCGCGCGGCGGTCCAGCTCCGCTACTGGGGCGGGCTGACCTCTCAGGAGGTCGCCGACTGCACCGGCCTGCGGGTGGGCGCGGTCAAGACCCTCACCTACCGCGCCCGGGTCAGGCTGCGCCAGGCCCTCGCGACCGCCGCCTAG
- a CDS encoding sugar ABC transporter ATP-binding protein — METTASGGAAVRDLGKRFGAVQALDGVTLEFPAGQVTALMGENGAGKSTLLKILAGDQPPSQGEVLIDGKPVVLHSPAQARAAGIRIIPQEPEIIPHVSVAENVYVGALPHSAGRRLDRAELGRRIRADLDRLGFTRVLDPELLGSELTPAQRQLVEILRALTGEAKVIAFDEPTSSLSEQEVAALFALIRRLREQGVAVVYVSHRMQEIFQLADRVAVLRDGALAGVLDAARTSEAELVRMMVGRDLSAMFVRERVATDRVVLDVQDLRTDDVHGVSLRIRAGEVVGLAGLIGAGRSELALALAGDRPVLGGRVLLDGTELRPGSPGAAIRAGLGLAPEERKAQALFLYRSVRDNISLVVLERLRRRRFVRRGAERELAGEYVDRLRVRTPSVEHEVRKLSGGNQQKVVLARWLARRPKVLILDEPTRGIDVGAKAEIYQIIADLAQQGVALLVISSELPEVIGLADRVLVMQNGRITGELDRAEASEEAVLSLAMADDLAGATREGKTE; from the coding sequence GTGGAGACCACGGCGAGCGGCGGAGCCGCGGTACGGGACCTGGGCAAGCGCTTCGGCGCGGTCCAGGCCCTCGACGGGGTGACGCTGGAGTTCCCGGCGGGTCAGGTCACCGCGCTGATGGGGGAGAACGGGGCCGGCAAGTCCACCCTGCTGAAGATCCTGGCCGGGGACCAACCTCCCAGCCAGGGAGAGGTGTTGATCGACGGGAAGCCGGTCGTGCTGCACTCCCCGGCGCAGGCCAGGGCGGCCGGGATCCGGATCATCCCGCAGGAGCCGGAGATCATCCCGCATGTCTCGGTGGCCGAGAACGTGTACGTCGGCGCCCTGCCCCACAGTGCGGGTCGCCGGCTGGACCGGGCCGAGCTGGGGCGCCGCATCCGCGCCGACCTCGACCGGCTGGGTTTCACCAGGGTGCTGGACCCGGAGCTGCTGGGCTCCGAACTGACCCCGGCGCAGCGCCAACTGGTCGAGATCCTCAGAGCGTTGACGGGCGAGGCCAAGGTGATCGCCTTCGACGAGCCGACCTCCTCGCTCTCCGAGCAGGAGGTGGCGGCGCTCTTCGCGCTGATCCGCCGCCTTCGCGAGCAGGGCGTGGCGGTGGTCTATGTCTCGCACCGGATGCAGGAGATCTTCCAGCTCGCCGACCGGGTGGCGGTGTTGCGCGACGGAGCACTGGCCGGGGTGCTGGACGCGGCCCGGACCTCGGAGGCCGAGCTGGTACGGATGATGGTCGGCCGCGACCTGTCGGCGATGTTCGTCCGGGAGCGGGTGGCCACCGACCGGGTGGTGCTGGACGTCCAGGACCTCCGTACGGACGATGTGCACGGCGTCAGCCTGCGGATCAGGGCCGGCGAGGTGGTCGGCCTGGCCGGTCTGATCGGGGCCGGGCGGTCGGAGCTGGCGCTGGCGCTGGCCGGGGACCGACCGGTCCTCGGCGGTCGGGTACTGCTGGACGGGACGGAGCTCAGGCCGGGCAGTCCGGGCGCGGCGATCCGGGCCGGGCTCGGGCTGGCGCCGGAGGAGCGCAAGGCGCAGGCGCTGTTCCTGTACCGCTCCGTCCGGGACAACATCTCGCTGGTGGTGCTGGAGAGGCTGCGCCGCCGGCGGTTCGTCCGGCGCGGCGCGGAGCGGGAGTTGGCGGGGGAGTACGTGGACCGCCTGCGGGTGCGGACGCCGTCCGTGGAGCACGAGGTGCGCAAGCTCTCCGGCGGCAACCAGCAGAAGGTGGTGCTGGCGCGCTGGCTGGCGCGCAGGCCGAAGGTGCTGATCCTGGACGAGCCGACCCGGGGGATCGACGTCGGCGCGAAGGCGGAGATCTACCAGATCATCGCGGACCTGGCGCAGCAGGGCGTGGCGCTGCTGGTGATCTCCTCGGAACTGCCCGAGGTGATCGGCTTGGCCGACCGGGTGCTGGTGATGCAGAACGGGCGTATCACGGGGGAGCTGGACCGAGCGGAGGCGTCGGAGGAAGCCGTCCTGTCGTTGGCGATGGCCGACGACCTGGCGGGAGCGACACGGGAAGGGAAGACGGAATGA
- a CDS encoding transglycosylase domain-containing protein: MSQEPPDQQPTTEGISFHALGPGGALESEDRADGSRHDRRTRHRSKREARRTRRRARPWWRRAVPTWRMLVGGLLGLLLLGFAAFVTLYLIVPVPDANAHAKAQTNVYYYADGTTELARTGSVNREDVPIDQIPVDTQHAAVSAEDRTFYQNKGVDLKGMARAAWNSATGKGLQGGSTITQQYVKNYYLTQDQTYVRKVKELFIALKVDQQETKDEILAGYLNTSYFGRNAYGIQTAANAYYGVDVSRLTLAQGAYLAALLQAPSAYDVKAPSATAGTPTNRDKAVARWNYVLDGMVSLGFLDAATRASLTFPEPIDPQPTKGLSGQAGYLVDIADDYLASTGVLDAATLKAGGWKITTTFDKSKQDAFVAAVKDELTSELDPGSRPDSDTDVRVSGASIEPGTGKILAVYGGPDYAVQPFNDALRQDNQVGSTFKPIDLAAGIEGERTTRDGRPITTQTVYDGTSRRAVVGGPTAYAPPNEDDINYGPITLRYAMMKSVNSVYAQEGVDAGLAEVRQTAVRLGIPDSVPGMDPANTSMTLGTATPSALNLAAVYAALANHGQAYAPWAVLKLEKPGAEDIPGLPGHPARSALGRGTADAVTDVLQDVVSPNGTGARALGLGRPAAGKTGTTDNNRSAWFAGYTPELATAVGLFRENPRTHAKESLAGTAGFSRINGGAFPTAIWTAYMRSALSGSAVQRFDLEPSRGNTRPTEPPSPAASPTPTPSSSTAPTPSPVPSPSSSPTPSPTPSTTPSESTGTTAPQSPEASGTPSPGAAAGSSP; this comes from the coding sequence ATGAGCCAGGAGCCGCCGGACCAACAGCCCACGACCGAGGGCATCTCCTTCCACGCCCTAGGCCCGGGCGGCGCCCTCGAGTCGGAGGACCGCGCCGATGGCTCCCGCCACGACCGTCGCACCCGCCACCGCTCCAAGCGCGAGGCCCGCAGAACCCGCCGCCGGGCAAGGCCCTGGTGGCGCCGGGCCGTTCCGACCTGGCGGATGCTGGTCGGCGGCCTGCTCGGCCTGCTCCTGCTCGGGTTCGCCGCCTTCGTGACGCTCTATCTGATCGTCCCCGTGCCCGACGCCAACGCCCATGCGAAGGCGCAGACCAACGTCTACTACTACGCGGACGGCACCACCGAACTGGCCCGCACCGGCTCCGTGAACCGCGAGGACGTGCCGATCGACCAGATCCCGGTGGACACCCAGCACGCCGCCGTCTCCGCAGAGGACCGCACCTTCTACCAGAACAAGGGAGTCGACCTGAAGGGCATGGCCCGCGCCGCCTGGAACAGCGCGACCGGCAAGGGCCTCCAGGGCGGCTCGACCATCACCCAGCAGTACGTCAAGAACTACTACCTGACCCAGGACCAGACCTACGTCCGCAAGGTCAAGGAGCTCTTCATCGCCCTCAAGGTCGACCAGCAGGAGACCAAGGACGAGATCCTGGCCGGCTACCTCAACACCAGCTACTTCGGCCGCAACGCCTACGGCATCCAGACCGCCGCCAACGCCTACTACGGCGTCGACGTCTCCCGGCTGACCCTCGCCCAGGGCGCCTACCTGGCCGCCCTGCTCCAGGCCCCCAGCGCGTACGACGTCAAGGCTCCATCGGCTACCGCCGGCACCCCCACCAACCGCGACAAGGCCGTCGCCCGCTGGAACTACGTCCTGGACGGCATGGTCTCGCTGGGCTTCCTGGACGCCGCCACCCGCGCCTCGCTGACCTTCCCCGAGCCGATCGACCCGCAGCCCACCAAGGGCCTCAGCGGGCAGGCCGGCTACCTGGTCGACATCGCCGACGACTACCTGGCGAGCACCGGCGTGCTCGACGCGGCGACCCTCAAGGCCGGCGGATGGAAGATCACCACCACCTTCGACAAGAGCAAGCAGGACGCCTTCGTCGCCGCGGTGAAGGACGAGCTCACCTCCGAGCTGGACCCGGGCTCGCGCCCGGACTCCGACACCGACGTCCGGGTCTCCGGCGCCTCGATCGAACCCGGCACCGGCAAGATCCTCGCGGTCTACGGCGGCCCGGACTACGCCGTCCAGCCGTTCAACGACGCCCTGCGCCAGGACAACCAGGTCGGCTCCACCTTCAAGCCGATCGACCTGGCCGCCGGTATCGAGGGCGAGCGCACCACCCGGGACGGCCGCCCGATCACCACCCAGACCGTCTACGACGGCACCAGCCGCCGCGCGGTGGTCGGCGGGCCCACCGCGTACGCGCCGCCGAACGAGGACGACATCAACTACGGTCCCATCACGCTGCGTTACGCGATGATGAAGTCCGTCAACTCGGTGTACGCCCAGGAGGGCGTGGACGCCGGGCTCGCCGAGGTCCGGCAGACCGCGGTCAGGCTGGGCATCCCCGACAGCGTCCCCGGTATGGACCCGGCCAACACCTCGATGACGCTCGGCACCGCCACCCCCAGCGCACTCAACCTCGCCGCCGTGTACGCCGCCCTCGCCAACCACGGCCAGGCGTACGCCCCCTGGGCGGTGCTCAAGCTGGAGAAGCCCGGCGCCGAGGACATCCCTGGCCTGCCGGGCCACCCCGCGAGAAGCGCCCTCGGCCGGGGCACCGCCGACGCCGTCACCGATGTCCTCCAGGACGTCGTCAGCCCGAACGGCACCGGCGCCCGGGCGCTCGGGCTCGGCCGCCCGGCGGCCGGCAAGACCGGCACCACGGACAACAACAGATCTGCCTGGTTCGCCGGCTACACACCCGAACTCGCCACCGCGGTCGGCCTGTTCCGGGAGAACCCGAGGACCCACGCCAAGGAGTCCCTGGCGGGGACGGCGGGCTTCTCCCGGATCAACGGCGGCGCCTTCCCCACCGCGATCTGGACGGCCTACATGCGCAGCGCCCTGAGCGGCAGTGCCGTGCAGCGCTTCGACCTGGAGCCCAGCCGGGGCAACACCCGGCCCACCGAACCGCCCTCTCCCGCCGCCTCCCCCACGCCCACTCCGTCCTCCTCCACCGCCCCGACCCCCTCCCCCGTGCCGTCCCCGAGCTCCTCGCCCACGCCCTCCCCGACGCCGTCCACCACCCCGTCGGAGAGCACCGGCACAACGGCGCCGCAGTCCCCCGAGGCCTCCGGCACCCCGAGCCCCGGCGCCGCGGCCGGCTCCAGCCCCTAG
- a CDS encoding helix-turn-helix domain-containing protein, translating to MGTTDNTRESSTPAERFGAVVHEAAQRAGYDLRPGSGGRVALARDTGMSASAVGRMLRGETLPRPSQFERIARAVHLDLHELLVRGGVISAESANDLSERVRSQPITPEEAADAWGITNPMVRKILLADIAQAISLQREAEPEQQEGSAAQR from the coding sequence ATGGGGACCACAGACAACACCCGGGAGTCGAGTACGCCGGCCGAGCGGTTCGGGGCGGTCGTCCACGAGGCGGCCCAACGTGCGGGCTACGACCTCAGGCCTGGATCGGGCGGACGCGTCGCCCTCGCCAGGGACACCGGCATGAGTGCGTCTGCGGTCGGGCGAATGCTGAGGGGTGAGACCCTGCCGAGGCCCTCGCAGTTCGAGCGGATCGCCCGGGCCGTCCATCTCGACCTTCACGAACTCCTGGTACGCGGCGGTGTCATCTCCGCAGAATCCGCCAATGATCTGTCGGAACGAGTACGCTCACAGCCCATCACCCCTGAGGAAGCAGCAGACGCATGGGGCATCACCAACCCCATGGTTCGCAAGATCCTCCTCGCCGACATCGCTCAGGCGATCAGCCTGCAGCGGGAGGCCGAGCCCGAGCAGCAGGAGGGGAGTGCAGCACAGCGATAG
- a CDS encoding ABC transporter permease has translation MTSTTLAGSAPRRVTLLVTRVGGQNLSLIGALAVVLALFGLLNDNYLSWNNVQVIGQAVTITGLLAVVQTVVIICGGLDISVGSQAGLASVVSAMAFTSAGSNALLGMGAAVGVGVLVGVLNGVVIVYGRVNATIATLAGLAAYKGVAQLISNGRAQGYVLNDSVFIFLGRGKIAGLPVMIWILVLVATAVHVLLKYTDIGRNIYAIGGNDTAARLAGIRINKYLVAVYGLIGAVAAVAGILLTARTGSGQPVSGSEGLELKAITAAALGGCALRGGKGGIGGTLLAVALLGALENGLTGQNINAFWQNVAQGSLLVVAVVIQQRRSGERAVGLPA, from the coding sequence ATGACCAGCACCACCCTGGCGGGGAGTGCACCGCGCCGGGTCACCCTGCTGGTGACCCGGGTCGGCGGCCAGAACCTCAGCCTGATCGGGGCGTTGGCGGTGGTGCTGGCGCTGTTCGGCCTGCTCAACGACAACTACCTGAGCTGGAACAACGTGCAGGTGATCGGCCAGGCCGTCACCATCACCGGCTTGCTGGCGGTGGTGCAGACCGTGGTGATCATCTGCGGCGGCCTGGACATCTCGGTCGGGTCGCAGGCCGGTCTCGCCTCGGTGGTCAGCGCGATGGCCTTCACCTCGGCCGGTTCGAACGCGCTGCTCGGCATGGGCGCGGCGGTCGGCGTCGGGGTGCTGGTCGGCGTGCTGAACGGCGTGGTGATCGTGTACGGGCGGGTGAACGCGACGATCGCCACCCTGGCCGGGCTCGCGGCGTACAAGGGGGTGGCGCAGCTGATCTCCAACGGGCGGGCCCAGGGGTACGTCCTGAACGACAGCGTCTTCATCTTCCTGGGGCGCGGGAAGATCGCCGGGCTGCCGGTGATGATCTGGATCCTGGTGCTGGTCGCGACGGCGGTCCACGTGCTGCTGAAGTACACCGACATCGGCCGGAACATCTACGCGATCGGCGGCAACGACACGGCGGCCCGGCTGGCCGGTATCCGTATCAACAAGTACCTGGTGGCGGTGTACGGCCTGATCGGCGCGGTGGCGGCGGTGGCGGGCATCCTGCTGACGGCGCGGACCGGGTCGGGCCAGCCGGTGAGCGGTAGCGAGGGCCTGGAGCTGAAGGCGATCACGGCGGCGGCGCTCGGCGGCTGCGCGCTGCGCGGCGGGAAGGGCGGCATCGGCGGCACGCTGCTGGCGGTGGCGCTGCTGGGGGCGCTGGAGAACGGCCTGACGGGCCAGAACATCAACGCCTTCTGGCAGAACGTGGCACAGGGCTCGCTGCTGGTGGTCGCGGTGGTGATCCAGCAGCGGCGCAGCGGGGAGCGCGCGGTCGGCCTGCCGGCGTGA
- the bcp gene encoding thioredoxin-dependent thiol peroxidase encodes MSERLKAGDTAPAFTLPDADGKQVSLADHLGRKVIVYFYPAALTPGCTTQACDFTDNLEAFSGAGYDVIGVSPDKPEKLGKFRETEDLKVTLVADEDKSVLEAYGAYGEKQLYGKTVVGVIRSTVIVDEQGKVEHALYNVKATGHVAKLLRDLKIAAA; translated from the coding sequence ATGAGCGAGCGCCTCAAGGCGGGCGACACCGCCCCCGCCTTCACCCTGCCCGACGCCGACGGCAAGCAGGTGTCCCTCGCCGACCACCTCGGCCGTAAGGTGATCGTGTACTTCTACCCCGCCGCCCTCACCCCGGGCTGCACCACCCAGGCCTGCGACTTCACCGACAACCTGGAGGCCTTCTCCGGTGCCGGGTACGACGTCATCGGCGTCTCCCCGGACAAGCCCGAGAAGCTCGGCAAGTTCCGCGAGACCGAGGACCTCAAGGTGACTCTGGTGGCCGACGAGGACAAGTCGGTCCTCGAGGCCTACGGCGCCTACGGCGAGAAGCAGCTGTACGGCAAGACCGTGGTCGGCGTGATCCGCTCCACAGTGATCGTCGACGAGCAGGGCAAGGTCGAGCACGCGCTCTACAACGTCAAGGCCACCGGCCACGTCGCCAAGCTGCTCCGCGACCTCAAGATCGCCGCAGCCTGA
- a CDS encoding response regulator transcription factor produces the protein MTTTGRPALSGQPLTTRERQIVEHLARGHGNRAIGEQLGLSPLTVKSYLTRIGRKLGTGDRAGIVAAALRSGQLTLPAYRPAERWRVPAICACRRCTADLAAGTGLAGRLARLPLPGPPGP, from the coding sequence GTGACGACCACAGGCCGGCCCGCCCTGTCCGGGCAGCCCCTCACCACCCGCGAGCGGCAGATCGTCGAGCACCTCGCCCGAGGCCACGGCAACAGGGCCATCGGCGAGCAGCTCGGCCTGTCCCCGCTGACGGTCAAGTCCTATCTGACCCGCATCGGCCGGAAGCTGGGCACCGGCGACCGGGCCGGGATCGTCGCCGCCGCCCTGCGCAGCGGCCAACTCACACTGCCGGCCTACCGACCGGCCGAGCGGTGGCGGGTGCCCGCGATCTGCGCCTGCCGCCGCTGCACCGCCGACCTCGCCGCGGGCACCGGCCTCGCCGGCCGGCTCGCCCGGCTGCCCCTGCCCGGCCCGCCGGGTCCGTGA
- a CDS encoding substrate-binding domain-containing protein, which produces MSSSRSGSRVVAAVGLVLTLGLTACSTGRESTGNAGDTGATVSGKISLTYLQKQGDQEYFIGEAAGAKAKAAELGIDLKVVNLGNDANKTVSEVQSAIAQKSNGLIIVVPDPAVGPQVVQTARDAKIALLTSDDQICTTGPDPSACSADSLVPRIGFSGAQMGGEVGKRAAEEFKKSGWNPAETRIISAWKQDVTVCGDRVKAAKEAFGSAAGTGVQNIDVATDNTPTGAQDKIAATVTANAGVKHWVVWGCNDENVQGGVTALQNAGFSADNVIGVGLGAYLACKGWGSGKPSGMKAALFINGSDVGALAVQTMYDRLRNGKDFPKEAFAPTKMVDAATWQASGVKCS; this is translated from the coding sequence ATGTCCAGTTCGCGCTCCGGCAGTCGCGTCGTCGCTGCGGTCGGTCTCGTACTGACCCTCGGCCTGACGGCCTGTTCCACCGGCCGGGAGTCCACCGGCAACGCCGGCGACACCGGCGCCACCGTCAGCGGGAAGATCTCGCTGACGTACCTCCAGAAGCAGGGCGATCAGGAGTACTTCATCGGCGAGGCGGCCGGCGCCAAGGCCAAGGCGGCCGAGCTGGGCATCGACCTCAAGGTGGTGAACCTCGGCAACGACGCCAACAAGACCGTCAGCGAGGTGCAGTCCGCCATCGCGCAGAAGAGCAACGGCCTGATCATCGTCGTACCGGACCCGGCGGTCGGCCCGCAGGTCGTGCAGACCGCGCGCGACGCCAAGATCGCCCTGCTCACCTCGGACGACCAGATCTGCACCACCGGCCCCGACCCGTCCGCCTGCTCCGCCGACTCGCTGGTGCCCCGGATCGGCTTCAGCGGCGCCCAGATGGGTGGCGAGGTCGGGAAGCGGGCGGCCGAGGAGTTCAAGAAGTCCGGCTGGAACCCGGCGGAGACCAGGATCATCTCGGCCTGGAAGCAGGACGTGACGGTCTGCGGTGACCGGGTGAAGGCAGCGAAGGAGGCCTTCGGCTCCGCTGCGGGCACGGGTGTCCAGAACATCGATGTGGCCACCGACAACACCCCGACCGGCGCCCAGGACAAGATCGCGGCGACCGTCACCGCCAATGCGGGCGTCAAGCACTGGGTGGTCTGGGGCTGCAACGACGAGAACGTCCAGGGCGGGGTCACGGCGCTGCAGAACGCCGGGTTCAGTGCCGACAACGTGATCGGCGTCGGCCTCGGCGCGTACCTCGCGTGCAAGGGCTGGGGCTCGGGCAAGCCGTCCGGGATGAAGGCCGCGCTGTTCATCAACGGCAGCGACGTCGGCGCCCTGGCCGTGCAGACCATGTACGACCGGCTCAGGAACGGCAAGGACTTCCCGAAGGAGGCGTTCGCCCCGACCAAGATGGTCGACGCCGCCACCTGGCAGGCCTCCGGCGTGAAGTGCAGTTGA
- a CDS encoding MarR family winged helix-turn-helix transcriptional regulator, protein MEFTDAELAVQPIGYWSGAANAAVIRYINDRMGELGVTQRHWWTLYQVGVSGTGLTREGLVTLMRRIRPYVDASALEPAVDELLGRELLSLDGEGRLRLTDPGAELRDRVMKLLPGIRAQIHDGVSDEDYVRVVKVLRRMIGNVGGNADFV, encoded by the coding sequence ATGGAGTTCACCGACGCCGAACTGGCGGTACAGCCGATCGGCTACTGGAGCGGCGCCGCCAACGCGGCGGTCATCCGGTACATCAACGACAGGATGGGGGAGCTGGGTGTCACCCAGCGCCACTGGTGGACGCTCTATCAGGTGGGGGTGAGCGGAACCGGCCTGACCCGCGAGGGGCTGGTGACGCTGATGCGGCGGATCCGGCCGTACGTGGACGCGTCGGCCCTGGAGCCCGCCGTCGACGAGCTGCTCGGCCGGGAACTGCTCAGCCTGGACGGCGAGGGGCGGCTCCGGCTGACCGATCCGGGCGCCGAGCTGCGGGACCGGGTGATGAAGCTGCTCCCCGGAATCCGGGCGCAGATCCATGACGGCGTCAGCGACGAGGACTACGTCCGTGTGGTCAAGGTGCTGCGACGGATGATCGGCAACGTCGGGGGCAACGCCGATTTCGTCTAG
- a CDS encoding DUF3618 domain-containing protein yields the protein MGKAGTDHKAARTTAQIEADIVRTRDQLAATLDELAVRVHPSTMVAQTRARMLGSVEQKAGRAYVAASGAVEKVKAQFTDEKGRPRQERIVPAALVGVGVLLLAASVRKRRQG from the coding sequence GTGGGCAAGGCCGGCACAGACCACAAGGCGGCGCGGACGACCGCCCAGATCGAGGCGGACATCGTCCGGACCCGCGACCAGCTGGCGGCGACCCTGGACGAGCTCGCCGTCCGCGTCCACCCGAGCACCATGGTGGCCCAGACCAGGGCCCGGATGCTCGGCTCGGTGGAGCAGAAGGCCGGGCGGGCGTATGTGGCGGCGAGCGGTGCGGTGGAGAAGGTGAAGGCGCAGTTCACGGACGAGAAGGGCCGGCCGCGCCAGGAGCGGATCGTGCCGGCCGCCCTGGTGGGTGTGGGTGTGCTGCTGCTGGCGGCGTCCGTGCGCAAGCGCAGGCAGGGCTGA
- a CDS encoding GroES family chaperonin, whose amino-acid sequence MLHDRVLVKTEAGEGERRSTGGILIPATAELSKRCAWAEAVAVGQSVRSVEPGDRVLYDPEDKLEVEVRGATYVLLRERDLHAVAATRFGDTEGSTGLYL is encoded by the coding sequence ATGTTGCACGACCGGGTGCTGGTGAAGACCGAGGCGGGCGAGGGCGAGCGCCGCTCGACCGGTGGGATCCTGATCCCGGCGACGGCCGAGCTGAGCAAGCGGTGCGCCTGGGCCGAGGCGGTGGCAGTGGGCCAGAGCGTGCGGTCCGTGGAGCCGGGGGACCGGGTGCTGTACGACCCGGAGGACAAGCTGGAGGTCGAGGTCCGCGGCGCCACGTACGTGCTGCTGCGCGAGCGGGATCTGCACGCGGTGGCGGCGACGCGCTTCGGTGACACGGAGGGCTCGACGGGGCTGTACCTCTGA